From a region of the bacterium genome:
- the rpmF gene encoding 50S ribosomal protein L32 — protein sequence MPNPKRRHSNSRTGKRRNAHKKIKEYSLSICSNCGEKKMPHIVCDFCGYYKGKPVLTVENKTK from the coding sequence ATGCCAAATCCAAAACGTAGACATTCGAACAGTAGAACAGGTAAAAGAAGAAATGCCCATAAAAAAATTAAGGAGTATTCTTTAAGTATCTGTTCAAATTGTGGCGAGAAGAAGATGCCCCACATAGTATGTGATTTTTGTGGCTACTATAAAGGCAAACCCGTTTTAACAGTTGAAAATAAAACGAAATGA